The Idiomarina loihiensis L2TR genomic sequence TAGTGTCAGCCAGCTGATGAAACTCGGCAGCAGGGCTCAGTTGCTGTGTGCTGCTACGCTGGGTTTGGTTATCAGCTGTGGTGGTGCAGGCAGTAACGCCCAGCAAACCAAAAATAAGTATCAGATTGCGCATGATTTTTCCTTGCGGTGTCATAACGAATACAGGCATTCTATAATGCCTCTTACGCTAATTAATGTAAAAGCGAATAGAACGAACCCACAAAAATAACAGTTAAATGGGAGAATAGGGTGGATAAAGCTCAGTCAGGAGTCTACGCGGAACCTAATCTGCATGGTCTGACGTTGTTTTGTCATGTCATGAGCGACGACGTTGAAAGTTTACGTCGCAAGTTAGCTCGTTTTCCAGCAATTTTACGCGATCTTGACGCCCGTTTCTCTGAAGGCATGTTAACAGGCTTTGTTGGCATAGGGGCGGACTACTGGGATATTCTTTATCCGCATAAGCGACCGCTTCACTTGCAGGCTTTTCCCGAGCTCAGCGATGGCGACCGTGAAGCGCCAAGACACCCCTATGATCTTGTTATACAGATTCGTTGTGATCGTTTTGACGCTAACTACTTGGCGGGACGCACGTTAATGGAATGGTTTGGCTACGACATTGAAGTGGCTGAGCAAATCCGTTCCTTTCGTTATCTGGACGGCCGCGACTTAACCGGCTTTATCGATGCGCCGGATAACCCGCGGGGTATGCGCAAGCGTAATGTCGCTTTAGTTGAGGCGCAGGACGATGCGGACTTTGTCGACGGCAGCTACTTATTCGTACAGAAGTTTCGGCATGACTTGCGTCGTTGGGACTACTTAGGCCCTGAAAAGCAGGAGCTGCTAATGGGACGCGAGAAAGTATCTGGTGAACGTTTATCAGAAGCCAAAATCGAAGGTGTCACTCACGCTGCGAAAAGTCGCTTAATTGATAGTAGCGAACAGCCTATTCCACTATTGCGGCAGAATATGCCCTGGGGCGACTTGCGCGAACAGGGGCTTCTGGCAATGTATTTTAGCCATTCGCCTAAAATGGTTGTTCAGTGGCTAAAGAACCGTTATTACGCCGACGAACAGGGAGCTTACGACCCTTTACTAGATTACTCACAAGCCGTGTCCAGCTCAGGTTTTTTTGTTCCTTCAATGCGCTTTATGGAAGCGAACAAAGAAGTTGCCGACGACATAGCTGACTATGAAGAGGGCAGTACCGCCTGATTCGCAAACAGCTCGCGTACTTTTCGCAGAGTGAATTCAATATCAGCAACTTTAAGCGGTGCAATAAAAATCGTGTCGTCACCAGCAATAGTACCAAGTACGCCTTCCTTTTTACCGACCGAATCCAGCAACCGCGCAATTAACTGGGCGGCGCCCGGGCTTGTGCGAATAATGACCATCACATCATTATGCTGAATATCCAGTACAAGCTGGCTTAATGGTGCCCGGGTGGAAGGCACGGCTAAATCAGGCGGTAAACAGTAGACCATTTCCTGTTTCGCATTGCGGGTACGAACCGCTCCTTGCTTACTCAGCATGCGCGACACTTTAGACTGGCTAATGTTATCAAAGCCCTCGGCTTTTAAGGCGTTAACAATTTCTCCCTGAGAGCCGTAACGCTCTTCGCGGAGCAAAGTTTTAAAAGCTTCGAGTAACGTGTCCTGCACCATGTGAGTGTCAAATTCCTATGCTGTTTACGTGCTATAATAATAGACAGTGTACTGCATAAAGATGCGCTATTCGAGTGCTGAATGTGTATCGCGCAAAGTTGTATTTTTATTGATATAGGAGTACAGTTTTGCCCCAAATCCTGCATTTTTAAGCAGTTTAAATTGACCAACAAAAACGGAGTCTGAGATGAAAGTAGCCGTATTAGGTGCGGCCGGTGGTATCGGCCAGGCATTGTCATTACTTCTGAAAACCCAATTACCAGCAGGTTCAGAATTATCGTTGTATGACGTTGCGCCAGTAGTTCCAGGTGTGGCGGTTGACTTAAGTCATATCCCTACCGACGTAAAAGTAACAGGCTTCGGTAAAGACGACTTAGCATCAGCATTAGTTGGCAGCGACATCGTATTGATTCCTGCCGGCGTACCACGTAAGCCGGGTATGGATCGCTCTGACCTGTTCAACATGAACGCCGGCATCGTTAAAAACCTAGTGCAAGGCGTTGCAGACAACTGCCCTAACGCCTGTGTTGGCATCATTACTAACCCAGTAAACACCACGGTTCCAATCGCTGCCGAAGTCCTGAAAAAAGCAGGCTGCTACGATAAGCGTAAACTGTTCGGTGTTACTACGCTGGACGTTATCCGTTCAGAAGCCTTTGTTGGTGAGTTGCGTGGTCTGAACCCGGAAAACGTTAATGTACCAGTTATCGGTGGGCATAGCGGCACAACCATTTTGCCATTGCTGTCTCAGGTTGAAGGCGTTGAGTTTACAGAGCAAGAAATCAAAGACTTAACTCACCGTATCCAGAATGCCGGTACTGAAGTTGTCGAAGCCAAAGCTGGCGGCGGTTCAGCAACCCTTTCTATGGGTCAGGCAGCAGCACGCTTTGCCTTGTCACTGCTGAAAGGCCTGCAAGGTCAGGACACTATCGAGTGCACCTACGTAGAAGGCCCGGGCGACAATGCTAAGTTCTTCGCGCAGCCAGTACGCTTAGGCAAAAACGGCGCCGAAGAAATCCTGTCTTACGGCAAGCTAAGTGCATTCGAACAAAAATGCATGGACGAAATGCTAGACGGCCTGAAAGGCGACATCCAAACTGGCATCGACTTCGCCAGCTAAGCTTTCAGCAATCCGCTCTTGAAAATATTGGGGCGGGCCAGCATTGGCTGGCCATTGCAGGTTATCTTCCGAAAGACGCCTGCAAGTACGTCCCTGTAAGGCTTGGGCAGCGCCATCCTTGGCGCTGCACACTTTCTCCAGATAACCCACAATGGCGTATCGCCAATACTGACCACCCCCAATACTTCCACGCTATTTGCTGAAAGTTATGTAGCCTGATGAGATGGTCCCCTCCCTCCTAAGCGGCATCGCAATGTGCCAATATAGAGGTTCAAGCTTCTATAGAACAGAGTGGAGAGGACCAATGGCTATTGTAAACAGAATTGCCCTGGATTTGGCAAAGGATTTTATTCAGGTTTTGGCGCTGGATGAAAATGAGCAGGAAGTTTTTAATAAAAAACTGCGCAGCAATAAAGTGTTAGCGAAGCTGGCGACGCTGAGCCGTACGGATGACTGTGAAGTAGCGGTTGAGTCCTGCGGCATGAGTCATTACTGGCGCCGCGAATGTGAAAAGCTGGGTTATAAAACGGTGGCGTTGCCACCGCGTTTCGTCAAAGCGTACCTGCAGGGTGAGAAGAACGATGCGAATGACGCCCGGGCAATAGCCGAGGCGGCATCACGACCCAACCGTCAGACGGTCAGGCTGAAAAGCATTGAGCAGCAGGACTTAGCATTGATGGTCAATCAGCGGGAAGGCTTCGTGCAGACGAGAACGCAGTTCTCGAATAGGTTGCGGGGGCAACTGGCCGAATACGGCATTCTTTTACCGAAGCGAGTCGGTACGATATTACAGAGAGTACCGGAGGTACTGGAAGACGACAGCAATGCGCTGACGCTTCAGTCACGGGACCTCATCAACCGGCTCTATCAGATGCTGCGAGCGGTGGATGAAGAAGTTAAAGCGCTGGATAAGCACTTAGCGACACAGGCCGAAAGGAATGAAGACAGTCAGCGGCTGATGACCCTGCCGGGTATCGGACCGATAACAGCGACCTCGCTGCTGGCACTGATAGGTGATGTGAGTGAATTTAAACGCGGCCGCAACCTGTCGGAATACCTGGGACTGGTACCACGGCAAAACAGCAGTGGCGGTAAAGACCGTTTAGGCGGTATTACCAAAAAAGGGAACACCAAACTCAGGACACTGCTGGTGCATGGCGCCCGCTCGGCACTGCGGGTGGCACAACAGCGCCACGACAGGCTGAGCCTCTGGGCACAGGATGTCGCTAAACGCAGAGGCAACAACGTTGCAGCGGTGGCACTGGCTAACAAGCACGCCCGGATAATCTGGGCGATGTTAAAGAATAAAGAAGATTACCGGATGACTGCTGCTTAACAGCATTCAGTAAAAGAGCACAGCGAAGGTTCATTCCTTCCGGGAGTTGCAAACGTCAACAGGATGGTAAAATAGGGTAAACCGACGACAACTGAGACTGTTGAACGTCCGTACATAAAGTACGTTAGCCTGATAAGCCAGTTGTCGTGCGGAGTTCATCCAGGCCAGGTGCGCAAAGCGCGCACCATAAACAGGCCGTATATATGCGAGCGCCCCGACATTTACCACGAGTTGCCGTTGCAAAACGGGAGGGGACCATATATGACGTTCACGTCAGGAGTTATCTTTGGACTTTCCACCTGATGTGAATATCAGGCTACGAAAATGGTTGGAGGGCAGGTTGCTCACTTGTGAGCGTTACGAGTGTTGATAGCTTCTGTAGCGGAGTGTCGAAGGCCAGGGATGGCCTTCGTCAAGCCCTCATGGATGAGCTCGTAGCGTCTCCGCTACAGAAGCTATCAATGCTCAAGCGAAACAAGTGAGCAATCTGCCCTCTCCCAAGCCCTACAGGGAAGTACTTGGGGGCGTCCTCCGAAACAGAACCCGCTCCCCCAAGGCATTTCTTACGCCACCCGGTCGACTGCAAGGTGGGTTAGGGTGAGCAGGGCTTGTTTGTAGTCGGAGTCGGGGAGTTCACTTAGGGATTCACGCGCTTGTTCGGCGGCTTCTAAGGCTTTGTCGCGGGTGTACTGCAAGGCTCCTGTCCGCTCCATAGCGGTTAGCACGGTTTGTAAGTGCTCACGTCCGTCGCCTTGCTCAATGGCTTCGCGAATCAGCTTTTGCTCTATTTCGTTGCCGTGCCACATGGCGTATAGCAAGGGTAGTGTAGGCTTACCTTCCGCTAGGTCATCACCGGCGTTCTTACCCATAGATTCGCTATCCGCGGTGTAATCCATTAAATCATCTACCAGCTGAAAAGCAGTGCCCAGGTAACGACCGTAGTCGGCCAGTTGCTGGGTTACTTTTTCGTCTTGTGCGGTTAAGACACCGGCTAACTCTGTAGCTGCTTCAAACAACTTGGCGGTTTTGCCGTAAATAACATTAAAGTAGCTGGCTTCTGAGGTATCTGGGTCGTTACAGTTCATTAACTGCAGTACTTCACCTTCAGAAATGATGTTGGTGGCATCCGCTAAAATCCGCAGAATCCGCAGTGAGTCTAAATCGACCATTAACTGAAAAGCGCGGGTATAAAGGAAGTCACCAACGAGTACGCTGGCTTCATTACCGAACACTGCGTTGGCGGTTTTGCGTCCGCGGCGCAGTT encodes the following:
- a CDS encoding Dyp-type peroxidase; the protein is MDKAQSGVYAEPNLHGLTLFCHVMSDDVESLRRKLARFPAILRDLDARFSEGMLTGFVGIGADYWDILYPHKRPLHLQAFPELSDGDREAPRHPYDLVIQIRCDRFDANYLAGRTLMEWFGYDIEVAEQIRSFRYLDGRDLTGFIDAPDNPRGMRKRNVALVEAQDDADFVDGSYLFVQKFRHDLRRWDYLGPEKQELLMGREKVSGERLSEAKIEGVTHAAKSRLIDSSEQPIPLLRQNMPWGDLREQGLLAMYFSHSPKMVVQWLKNRYYADEQGAYDPLLDYSQAVSSSGFFVPSMRFMEANKEVADDIADYEEGSTA
- the argR gene encoding transcriptional regulator ArgR, producing the protein MVQDTLLEAFKTLLREERYGSQGEIVNALKAEGFDNISQSKVSRMLSKQGAVRTRNAKQEMVYCLPPDLAVPSTRAPLSQLVLDIQHNDVMVIIRTSPGAAQLIARLLDSVGKKEGVLGTIAGDDTIFIAPLKVADIEFTLRKVRELFANQAVLPSS
- the mdh gene encoding malate dehydrogenase, coding for MKVAVLGAAGGIGQALSLLLKTQLPAGSELSLYDVAPVVPGVAVDLSHIPTDVKVTGFGKDDLASALVGSDIVLIPAGVPRKPGMDRSDLFNMNAGIVKNLVQGVADNCPNACVGIITNPVNTTVPIAAEVLKKAGCYDKRKLFGVTTLDVIRSEAFVGELRGLNPENVNVPVIGGHSGTTILPLLSQVEGVEFTEQEIKDLTHRIQNAGTEVVEAKAGGGSATLSMGQAAARFALSLLKGLQGQDTIECTYVEGPGDNAKFFAQPVRLGKNGAEEILSYGKLSAFEQKCMDEMLDGLKGDIQTGIDFAS
- a CDS encoding IS110 family transposase, producing MAIVNRIALDLAKDFIQVLALDENEQEVFNKKLRSNKVLAKLATLSRTDDCEVAVESCGMSHYWRRECEKLGYKTVALPPRFVKAYLQGEKNDANDARAIAEAASRPNRQTVRLKSIEQQDLALMVNQREGFVQTRTQFSNRLRGQLAEYGILLPKRVGTILQRVPEVLEDDSNALTLQSRDLINRLYQMLRAVDEEVKALDKHLATQAERNEDSQRLMTLPGIGPITATSLLALIGDVSEFKRGRNLSEYLGLVPRQNSSGGKDRLGGITKKGNTKLRTLLVHGARSALRVAQQRHDRLSLWAQDVAKRRGNNVAAVALANKHARIIWAMLKNKEDYRMTAA
- the ispB gene encoding octaprenyl diphosphate synthase, whose protein sequence is MDMQSINALAKDDMLGVNALIGEQLQSDVALINQLGLYIVNSGGKRLRPLLAILACRALGYEGNDHRKLATIIEFIHTATLLHDDVVDESELRRGRKTANAVFGNEASVLVGDFLYTRAFQLMVDLDSLRILRILADATNIISEGEVLQLMNCNDPDTSEASYFNVIYGKTAKLFEAATELAGVLTAQDEKVTQQLADYGRYLGTAFQLVDDLMDYTADSESMGKNAGDDLAEGKPTLPLLYAMWHGNEIEQKLIREAIEQGDGREHLQTVLTAMERTGALQYTRDKALEAAEQARESLSELPDSDYKQALLTLTHLAVDRVA